Genomic segment of Leptospira saintgironsiae:
TCTATTGCTGTATAGCCTTCTTTTGTTCTGATTAATGTCCCTGCTACAAAGCATGTATCAAACTCTAACTGGCCTTTTTCATTTACTCGGATTTGGCCTGTATCGCTCATTCCGAACACTAACTTGGCCTCGCCTTTGATGTTCGACCAGATCTTCTCAAACATGCCTTCTGCTGACTTGGGCGACTCCCGCGTTGCGCGGGACCGGGCTTCTCCGGGTTCGCTATTCGCTCATCCCTTCGCTACTCTTACTTAAAGCTAAGACTCATGCTTATAATCATGCTCGGGACTAAAGCCCTACGTATCCCTGTCGCTTACTTTAAAAGCAGGATTTTATCTCTTCTAATTCAGATCCCTCTTCATTAGAAAATCGTTGTTAAAGAACTTTTACCTTCTCTGCACAATTGTGCAGTTGGCCTTATTACTACAAAAGGCTCAAACCAATCCGAAGATTGATCGAGCCTTTTGCCTTTTATATGATACTTTGATAATTTATGTCAAACTTCTTTCGAAATATTACCTTTAAATGATTATTCTTATTCGGTGATGCCTAGCTCAATGAGCAGTAGAAACTAGTTCTTTTTTAATAGGCTTTATCTTTGCATATTCCAATTTCTTCGCCCTGGCAAGTTCCTCTAAATCGAAAGCCCTTTGATAGTTCAGCCAATACTCTGGACTCATATTGAAATATCGAGCTAACCTCATTGCTGTATCTGGCGTGATTGATTTCTTTCCGTGAATAATTTGTGAAATCAAACTTTCCGATACTCCAAGCTCTTTCGATAGCCTATATGCAGATATAGAGAGTGGTTCCAAAAAATCATATTTTAATACATCTCCAGGATGAGGATTCTTCACTGTCTTTGCCTTCTTCATCTCTTTACCTCAAGCATGATAATCCACAATTTCTACGTCGTGGGGACCTTCTGTCTTCCATACAAAACATATTCTGAATTGGTCATTGATTCGTATGGAATGTTGTCCTTTTCTGTCTCCCTTTAAAGCTTCCAATCGATTTCCAGGCGGACTACGTAGATCAGTCAGATTCGTAGCTGAATCCAAAGATCTCAACTTTCTTCGGGCAACATCCTCAAAGGCTTTAAACTCCTTCTCCGAATAACCGTGAAAAAGGTTTTCGACACTTTTATCCTTAAAAGATTGGATCATTCTACTTATATGTAGACTACATTTACTTTACCTTTTGTAAAGTATTTTTAAAAGAATTTGATAGGTTTTCCATATCAAAAGGAAGTGCAGAGAAGCTTTCTAAAAATACTTTATACTCGATTCTCTCCTTCCTCTACAATAGGGTTCTCCGATGAACCCCCAAGTTCTTGGTTCAGAAAGATACCCTTCTTCAATATGGTCGCTATATCATCATTCTTATTCGGAGAATAAAGAACATCGCCTACGTATCTTCCGTAGATGTCCTTTCCCTTACTCTTCACAATAACAGCCCTACCTGCTTTAAGCTTTTTCTCTAAGGCATGAAAGGCCGTTTCTCCTTCTTTTGTTCCAAGTTCCGCTGCCCATACCTTATGTAATCGTATCCTTTGTCTCGATGTTAAGTCGAAACCAAGGTTTAGTTGTACAATGACCGTATCTCCATCTACTACTCGCTCAACTTGGCCTGAGTAGATATAGAGGCTGGCATTCTTCGAATCAATCTTAGTGAATACAGTCTTATTGTTCTTTTTCGTTACCTCTACTAGATGACCTTCCTTAAACTTGCTTTCTCCCTCTAAGCCTAGGTAACAATAAAATCCTAAGTCCAAGCGAAGTTTTCCTGAAGCTGTTTTAACGATTTTATAATGATTTAACTTTCCGGTTGGACGGTCCCATCTAGGTGTTTTGCCTAGGTAAAGCTCCCCGGATTCCCTTAGGCGGATCACAAGGTCTTCTAAGGTCCAATTGTTTTGGATTGTTTCCGCTTCTAAAGTCTTGCGAAGTTTAGTATCTTCTATGCCAGAAAGTATTCGGTAGTAGCTCCAACTAAGATTGGGATTAACTTTAGATTCTCCATATACTTCGTAGAATTTCTTAGCGTAAAAGAGCATTCTCTCAGAAAAACCACGTTTGAGTTTCTTTTTTAGCTCTGTAGAGAGGATTTTGATCCAGCTGCCCTTCTTTCTCTCTGTTGTGCTTAAACCTTTCTCTACTTGGTTGAGTAGCTTGCCTAACTCTCGATTGGCTTGTATAACGTAGGCATTCTTTCCAAGTGTGGTATCATTACCTAATCTCTCATAAAGTTCGATGATCTTTTGAGAGAGTTTGGTTAGGTCTTTCTTATCCATCTGGAATATGATTTGGTTACGAGGAGGTAAAATATAAAAACTCCCCAGCGATTGGAGAGTTTTTAAAGGAAATACGATATTATGCAATTCTAATTTGTGATCTATGGCCTTCCACGTTTACAAGTCTTCAATACTTTCTCGTCTACTTCATTTGTATTCTTATCATAAGGGTTAAATTGAAGGTATTTAATTGTGTCACCGACTCTTAAAGTTAGAACGTAAGAATCTCCCTCACACTCATCCAATCCTTCGATTTTATCAAATTTATCTTTATCCGAATCTAAAACAGGAGTATATTTTTGGATAAATGGAAAGGTATCCTTACTTTTCTTCACCCCGAAATAGTAGTAATAACCTCCGAAGGACCCTTTAGGTCTTTTTAGAATGACGTATGCCAGTTTATCGCCCGATGCAAGAGCGGTATCTGATTCTTTGGTAGCGTATTCGATTGTGTCTTCGATTGAAGACTCATTAAGCAGAAGGTTTCCAAAATATAAAGTCGTTCCCAAAAGAACTAATATTGCAGTAATCAAAGCAAGCATGCACTGTTTCATACTTAATTCAATTTTCTATTTTAATTCTCAACTTAAGTTTCATAAAA
This window contains:
- a CDS encoding HigA family addiction module antitoxin; protein product: MKKAKTVKNPHPGDVLKYDFLEPLSISAYRLSKELGVSESLISQIIHGKKSITPDTAMRLARYFNMSPEYWLNYQRAFDLEELARAKKLEYAKIKPIKKELVSTAH
- a CDS encoding type II toxin-antitoxin system RelE/ParE family toxin; amino-acid sequence: MIQSFKDKSVENLFHGYSEKEFKAFEDVARRKLRSLDSATNLTDLRSPPGNRLEALKGDRKGQHSIRINDQFRICFVWKTEGPHDVEIVDYHA
- a CDS encoding DUF1016 N-terminal domain-containing protein, translated to MDKKDLTKLSQKIIELYERLGNDTTLGKNAYVIQANRELGKLLNQVEKGLSTTERKKGSWIKILSTELKKKLKRGFSERMLFYAKKFYEVYGESKVNPNLSWSYYRILSGIEDTKLRKTLEAETIQNNWTLEDLVIRLRESGELYLGKTPRWDRPTGKLNHYKIVKTASGKLRLDLGFYCYLGLEGESKFKEGHLVEVTKKNNKTVFTKIDSKNASLYIYSGQVERVVDGDTVIVQLNLGFDLTSRQRIRLHKVWAAELGTKEGETAFHALEKKLKAGRAVIVKSKGKDIYGRYVGDVLYSPNKNDDIATILKKGIFLNQELGGSSENPIVEEGENRV